CACAAGGCACCGTAGAGGTGCCTTTTTTATTATTCTGTTTTGGCACAAAGAGAGGAGAAAAGCGCCATGCATTATGACCTTATCATCGTCGGAAGTGGGTCTGTGGGTGCCGCCGCTGGCTGCTATGCAACACATTCTGGCTTGAATGTCCTGATGATCGATAGCTGTCATCCCCCTCATCAGCAAGGTAGCCACCACGGCGATACACGCCTGATGCGCCACGCCTATGGCGAAGGCGAAAAGTATGTCCCGTTGGTGTTACGCGCTCAGAAACTTTGGGACGCATTACAGGAAATCAGCGGCGAGAAAGTGTTTCATCGCACCGGCGTGATTAATCTCGGGCCGTCTGATTCAACGTTTATCGCCACGGTGCAGCAAAGTGCGAAAAACTGGTCATTGCCGCTTGAAACATTGAGTGCTGAAGCAGTAATGACCCGTTGGCCACAGATAACCGTTCCCGAAAACTATCTCGGCTTGTTTGAGCCGAACTCTGGCGTACTGCGCAGCGAGTTGGCGATTAAGACCTATATTCGACTGGCAAACCAGGGTGGCTGTGCTCAGCTGTTTAATTGCCCTGTGACCGACATTCGTCATACCGCTGAAGGTGTGGTCGTTAACACGCAGGAAGGTGAATTCACCGCGGACAAACTGCTGATCAGTGCCGGAACGTGGGTCACCAAATTAATACCTGAACTGCCCATCACCCCGGTGCGTAAAATCTTCAGCTGGCATCAGGCGGATGGGCGCTACAGTGAAAAGAATCATTTCCCGGCTTTTACCGCCGAACTGCCTGATGGGGATCAGTATTACGGTTTCCCAGCGGGCGAGGATAACGAGCTGAAGCTCGGCAAACATAATGGCGGTCAGCCGATAAGCGAACCGCAACAGCGTAAGCCCTTTGGTGCCATCGCGACGGACGGAAGTGAAGTGTTCAGCTTCTTGCGCCAGATAATGCCAGGTGTTGGCGTCTGCATGCATGGCGCCGCCTGCACGTACGATATGTCACCGGATGAAGATTTTATTATTGATACCCTTCCGGGCCATGACAACACACTGGTGATTACCGGTTTGAGCGGACACGGATTTAAGTTCGCCTCAGTGCTTGGGGAGATAGCCTGTCAGTTTGCACTCGGCAAAGAGTGGAGCTTCGACCTTACGCCGTTCTCACTCTCGCGTTTTAAGGTTGCCATAGACTGATGTGATTGATACCCAAAATAATTCAAGTTGCAGGACAAGAGGCTTTAGCCTTTTGAACAGCGCTTGCGCTGGCCCCAAAGGGGCGAGGCTACGCCGAGTAACGCGGCGAATTCACTCCCCCCAGGAGCTTACTAAAGTAAGTGACTGGGGTGAGTGAATGAAGCCAACGCACATGCAGCTTGAAGTATGAAGGGTATTACTCGGGATCGGGGATCCCCAACGTAGTATTCAACGCGCCACGGGATTTGTTGAAAATCTTATTTCCATTTTCCCGTCCTGCACGACGGCGGCGTTGTTCTTCAGGAGAAAGCGCCAGCTCTTCACGACAAATTTCACTACAGCATCCGGTAAACTTCTCAGCACAACTTGGGCACTGAATAAACAGCAGATGGCAGCCGTCATTTTTGCAGTTGGTATGGTTGTCGCAAGATGCGCCGCACTGATGGCAATGGGCAATCACATCATCGGAAATGCGCTCGCCCATACGTTCGTCGAAAACAAAGTTTTTCCCGACAAAACGCACCGGAATGCCTTGTTCACGCGCACGTCTTGCGTACTCGATAATCCCGCCTTCAATGTGATAAACGTTCTTAAAACCATTGTGTAGCATCCAGGCGCTGGCTTTCTCGCAGCGGATCCCACCGGTACAATACATGACAATTTTCTTGTCTTTGTCTTCCTGAAGCATATCGACCGCTTTCGGCAACTGCTCACGGAAGGTATCCGCAGGGATCTCCATCGCATCCTGGAAATGACCCACTTCGTATTCGTAATGGTTGCGCATGTCGATGAACACCGCTTCCGGGTCGTCGAGCATAGCATTCACGTCTGCCGCTTTGAGGTATGCGCCGACATTGCTGGCATCAAACGACGGGTCATCAATTCCATCCGCGACAATACGGTCGCGAACTTTCATGCGTAATACCCAAAACGATTTGCCGTCGTCTTCGAGCGCAATATTCAGGCGCACGCCATTGAGTGCGGGATGAAAACCGTAAAGTGTTTCGCGGAACGCATCCACTCGGCTTTGAGGAACGCTGATTTGCGCGTTAATCCCTTCATGGGCGAGGTAAACGCGACCAAATACATTGAGCGATGTAAACGCCTGGTAAAGCGCATCACGAGTCGTTTGAGGTTCTTCAATGGTGAAATATTTATAGAATGAGATCGTGGTGCGCGGCTCAGTTTCAGCCAGCATGCGCACACGCAATTCTTCATTCGATATGCGGTTGTGTAACACTGGCATGGTGTTCGCTCTGCAATCGTTGAGAAAAAAGTGGGCTGCATCATATAGCAATTAACGTTAATTTACATCCCTGCATTTTGCGTAACATTTCCCTTATCTATCCGCACCAAAAACAACAACAGGTGGAATATCAAGCACTCTGCCACGGTTAATTTTGGATGATTCATAATTAATGTCACAATAGTCTGACTCAAGAAGATCCGGCATTTGCCGTCACAATAGGTTTTACATGACGAACTTACCGCAATTCTCGCGCGCACTACTTCATCCCCGCTATTGGGGAACCTGGTTAGGTATTGGCCTACTCTATTTAATTACTTTGCTCCCTTATCCCGTCATTTATCGACTCGGGCGTGGCCTTGGTCAACTTGCAAGACGGTTTATGAAACGCCGCGTCAGAATTACCCGCCGCAATCTTGAGCTCGCCTTCCCCCACAAAACAGCGGAAGAACGCGAATATTATCTCGAGAAAAACTTCGAATCAGTCGGCCTCGGCCTGATGGAAACCGGCATTGCCTGGTTCTGGCCAACCTGGCGTATTCGACGCTGGTGCGATGTTTCCGGTGTTGAACAGATTCATGCGGTTCAGGAAGCAAAACGTGGCGTGTTGCTCATTGGCATTCACTTCCTGACGCTTGAATTAGGGGCGCGAATGTTCGGCATGAACACGCCAGGAATCGGGGTTTACCGCCCGAATGACAACCCCCTTCTTGACTGGCTACAAACCTGGGGTCGTATGCGTTCGAACAAAAGCATGATCGACAGGAAAGATCTCAAAGGGATGATCCGCGCCCTTAAACAGGGCGAAATCATCTGGTACGCACCGGACCACGATTACGGCCCACGCGGCAGCGTATTTGTCCCATTTTTTGGCGTTGACGAAGCCGCCACTACCACCGGAACCTACACGCTGACACGGATGTCCGGTGCTGCGATTGTGCCAATGGTTCCCAGACGCAAACCGGACGGTAAAGGTTACGAGCTGATTATTCTGCCTGCAGAATTTTCACCCCCGCTGGAAACCCCTGAAGGCACCGCAATCTGGATGAATAAAATCATCGAGCAGTGCATTTTGATGGCTCCCGAGCAGTACATGTGGTTGCACCGCCGTTTTAAAACGCGCCCTAAAGGCGTGCCATCACGGTATTAACTTCGGTACCTGGGTGGCTTTTGCCACCCTTAACTCATTCTGAAATTGTATTTCAGAAACATTGCCCCACCTCGGCTTCAGGCGCATAATTAGCAAGGTAATAATTCCCACACACATCTTTCTCTGCCTTGAAATGGAGCGTTATGACTCTCCCTGAGAACACGATCAACTGGAAACGAAATCTCACCGTTGCATGGCTTGGGTGTTTTCTTACTGGTGTCGCATTTAGCCTGGTTATGCCTTTCCTCCCGCTCTATGTCGAACAACTTGGCGTAACCGGGCACAGCGCGCTCAACATGTGGTCTGGGATTGTTTTCAGTATCACCTTTTTGTTCTCAGCTATCGCGTCACCTTTCTGGGGTGGGCTTGCCGACCGCAAAGGCCGCAAGATTATGCTGCTGCGCTCCGCGCTGGGGATGTCCATCGTGATGGTGCTGATGGGCTTTGCGAGTAATATCTGGCAATTTCTGGCGCTTCGCGCGCTGCTCGGGCTGTTGGGCGGATTTGTACCCAATGCAAACGCGTTGATTGCCACGCAGGTACCCCGTCATAAAAGTGGTTGGGCGCTAGGTACGCTGTCTACCGGTGGTGTGAGTGGCGCACTTCTTGGGCCAATGATTGGCGGTTTTCTGGCGGATACTTACGGCCTGCGTCCGGTGTTTTTTATCACTGCTGCCGTGCTCTTTACCTGTTTCGTTTTTACCTTGTTCTGTATTCGTGAACAATTCACTCCCGTGCACAAAAAGGACATGCTTCACGCACGCCAGGTCTTCACATCACTCAAAAATCCTCGTCTGGTGCTAAGCCTTTTTGTCACCACCATGATCATTCAGGTCGCCACCGGATCTATCGCCCCGATTCTTACGCTTTACGTGCGTGAACTGGCGGGAAATGTCAGCAATCTGGCTTTTATCAGCGGGATGATTGCCTCTGTTCCCGGCGTTGCAGCACTGATCAGTGCGCCGCGACTGGGGAAACTGGGAGATAGAATCGGGCCTGAGCGGATTTTAATCTGCGCCCTAGTTTTCTCCGTCTTGTTGCTGATCCCGATGTCGATGGTACAAAACCCGTGGCAATTAGGCGTGTTACGCTTCCTGTTAGGCGCCGCTGATGGCGCGCTGCTGCCTGCGGTTCAAACCCTGCTTATCTACAATTCCAGCAATCAAATTGCCGGGCGTATCTTTAGTTATAACCAGTCATTCCGCGATATCGGTAATGTCACCGGTCCGTTGATGGGTGCCGCAGTTTCAGCCAACTATGGCTTTCGCACGGTATTTTTAGTCACTGGCTGTGTGGTTCTTTTCAATGCGCTTTACTCATGGATAAGCCTGCGTCGCCCAACAGAACGCGTGAGTGTTTCGGAAGATTAACGACAAATACCCAAAATAATTTGAGTTACATCGCGGCGGCAAGAGAACGAACCCCGATGAGCTTACATATGTAAGTGATTCGGGTGAGTGAACGTAGCCAACAAAGAGGCAGCTCGAAGTATGAAGGGTATTAATTTCATACTTGCAACTTTGGAGACAGCGTCAACAATTAACTTGAAATGACACCGGAGCGCGCTCCCTGACCTGTTTACAAAGGAGATCACCATGAGTTTATATGCCACGCTGGAAGAGGCCATTGATGCTGCACGCGAGCTCTACCTTGTAGAAAACCCCGAGCTTGATGAAGAGAGTGCCAGTGTTCAACAACTGAACATTCAAAAGTACATTCTTCAGGACGGCGATATTATGTGGCAGGCCGAGTTCTTTGCTGATGACAGCGAAGATGGTGAATGTTTGCCGATGCTCAGTGGTGAAGCGGCGCAAAGCGTGTTTGATGGCGACTATGACGAAATAGAGTTACGCCAGGAGTGGATCGAAGAAAATACGCTGCATGAATGGGACGAAGGTGAATTTCAACTTGAGCCGCCTCTGGACACCGAGGAAGGACAGACTGCGGCTGATGAATGGGATGAACGATAAGATTTATTCGTAAGGCCCATGGCTGGCATCAATCGGCAGTAACAGTGTGTCGAAGACCAGTGAAAAGGGCAAATCGAGCACCGTGATATAGCGCCAGGCGCTGTCACGCACATCCCACTGCACACCGGGGTAATACTGATTACCGTGTCCCTGCCCCGGTACAGCACGACTAATAATGCTGCCGCACCCACTGAGTACGCACGCGACCATTACCACAACAATCATTCTTAGCAATTTTATCTCCTGCCGCTGAGCGCAAAAAAATGCCGCCCCGAAGGCCGGCATTGATGACGCGATTCGCGCTTTATTTGGACGGTAATGCCTCTGGGTTCAGATTAACCGTTTTGTAGTTATCCACCCAGGACGAATAGCGCTCCGGGTTTGACCACACACGGTAATGCAGACGAGACATGGTTACCGGGTCGCTTAACAACACCAAGCGACGATCGCGATTGAGTTTCTCAGGCGTTTCATTCAGCGCCTGTTCAACGTGACGATCACGGGCAATCTCCAGCACTTGACTTGCACGGTGACGCGCCGTAGCCATCGCCGTAGCCAGGGCATTAAACGACGGGTTAAACACCGCGTGCATAAACCCATCATCCAGCGTACGGCTGCGGTTAAGCTTCAGGTAGTTATCTGTATCGACCAGAACCTGCGGAGGAGAATACTCTTCCGGGATCAGGAACAACTTCCAACGCTTAGTACGCAATCCGATTGTCGCACGGCTTGAAATCACCGAGACGAACGGCGACAGAATCAGTGAGAACACGATTGGCGCAAGCCAGAACAGGAAACGCAAATCCAACCACGCCATCCCAACAGCCCACACCAGCCCCAGCAGAAGCTGAGAACCGTGGCGCATGAATGCTTCGCCCCATGGTGTGGAGTCATCGTCGCGCTGTGGCGAGTTCCATACCACTTCCCAACCGAGGAACGCGCTGACCACAAACACGGTGTGGAACAGCATACGTACCGGAGCCAGTAGCACAGAGAACAGCACTTCCAGCAGCAGCGAAAGCGTCACGCGGAAGAAACCGCCGAACTCTTTCGAGCCTTTGCACCAAATCAGAATGATGCTCAGAAGCTTCGGCAGGAACAACAACACCATGGTGGAAGCAAACAACGCAATCGCCAGTTCCGGACGCCACTGCGGCCACACCGGGAATAGCTGGCGCGGTTGCAGGAAGTATTGCGGTTCTGTCAACGCGTGTACCACCTGCAAGGCAGTCGATAACGCAAGGAACATAAACCACAACGGCGCGGACAAATAAGACATGACGCCGGTCAGGAACACCGCACGGTGAACCGGGTGCATCCCTTTTACCAGGAACAGACGGAAGTTCATCAAGTTACCGTGGCACCAGCGGCGGTCACGCTTGAGCTCGTCCAGTAAGTTCGGCGGCAGTTCTTCATAAGAACCTGGCAAGTCGTATGCAATCCAAACGCCCCACCCTGCACGGCGCATCAGTGCCGCTTCCACGAAATCGTGAGAAAGGATAGAACCGGCGAATGAACCTTCACCAGGCAGCGGTGCTAACGCACAGTGCTCGATGAACGGCTTAACGCGAATAATAGCGTTATGCCCCCAGTAGTGGGATTCACCCAACTGCCAGAAGTGCAAACCCGCAGTAAACAACGGCCCGTAAACACGAGTCGCAAACTGCTGGCAACGCGCATACAGCGTGTCCATGCCGGACGCTTTTGGTGAAGACTGAATAATGCCCGCATTCGGGTTAGCATTCATCAAACGCACCAGGTTGGTCAGGCAGTCACCGCTCATGACGGAGTCAGCATCCAACACCACCATGTAGCTGTATTGATTGCCCCAGCGACGGCAGAAGTCATCGATGTTGCCACTTTTACGCTTCACACGGCGGCGGCGGCGACGGTAGAAGATCTGCCCTTCGCCCTGCACTTCGTTAATCAGCTCCATCCACGCTTTTTGCTCAGCAACACAGATATCCGGGTTGTAGCTGTCGCTCAGGATGTAAACGTCGAAGTGTTGCTGCTGGCCGGTCGCTTTTACCGATTCCCACGTCGCCCGCAGACCCGCAAAGACACGGTCTACGTCTTCGTTACAAATAGGCATAATCAACGCGGTACGGTTTGCCGGATCGATAGGTTCGTCGCCAACCGTTGAAGCAGAGATACTGTATTTATCTTTGCCCATCAGTAGCTGCAGGAAGCCCATCAACGCGGTCCAGAAACCGGCTGATACCCAACAGAACAGAATCGCAAACAGGATCAAGATGCCCGTCTGCAACACATACGGCAGCAGTTGCATGAAGGACACCCACAAATCCTGGCCGAACATGTCGGAAGGATTGATCAGTGCCCAGCCCTGATAAGGAAGAATGGTCTTCATGTACCAGGTTGCAACCACGGTCTGAGAAATCGTCAGCAGCAGCAGAATGTAACGTCGAATCGTCCCGACGGTACGCCATTTCTGCTCAGCTTCAGCTTCTTCTTTCGACATATAGCGAGGATTAACTTCCCGCCCGCGTAAACGATCCCAGAAACGACCGATCGGGTTGGTGCGCCACGGATCGGGGAACATAGAAGAACGCGTTGCTTTTGGCATTGCCTGCAACTGGGTGCGCCCTTCTTCATCCTCAATCAGTTGTTCACCGCCCAACGATCCTGGCCAACTCGCTTCGAGTCGGGCCTTTACCGAGGCTAAAGGGGAATCATCGGCTCTGTCATAGTGGTGCTCTTGCGCATCCAGCGCCTCATGCACCGCTTGCAGATCCGATGCAGGCAGAGCCGCTTTCTGCTCGGCAGAAAGCGGAAGGACATCAATATAAGCAGACGCAGTATCAGTAAACTTATTCATTGGCAGGTAGCTGGTAGCTCCAGGTTTCACTCAACGTTTGATCACCATTGACCAGCGCTGCACGCATTTCAGTCGGTTTCTTCTCATCTTTGACTTTCAGACGTACAGTCAAACGCCAGCCTTTGGTGACTGGGTTATAACGTACCTGGCTGTCAACGATTTCACCATTGTCACCAATGCTGGTTTGAGCTGTAACCGGCGTATCTTGCGGCAGTTTTTTCATATCCGCACCGACGTAATCAACGATAAATGCAATAGTGCCGTCAGGTTGGCGAATCAGATTCGACTGTTTAACATCACCGTTTGAGCGGCGAGTCTGCGCAACATACGCGTTATCTGGCGCATGCATTTTGTCTTCGTCACGGCTGAAAGTAATGGTGTACTTGAAGTTCATCTCTTTGCCTGGTTCCGGGAGTTGATCCGGAGTCCAGTAAGCAACGATGTTGTCATTGGTTTCATCGTTGGTTGGGATTTCAACCAGTTCGACGCGACCTTTACCCCAATCACCTTGCGGCGCAACCCAGGCACTTGGACGCTGATCGTAACGATCGTCAAGATCTTCAAAGCGCGAGAACTGACGGCCACGTTGCAGCAAACCAAAGCCAACCGGATTTTCTGTCGCGAAGGAACTCACCGCCAGATGTTTCGGGTTGTTCAGCGGACGCCAAATCCACTCACCGTTACCGGCATGGATAGACAGACCGTTGGAATCATGTAATTCAGGACGGAAGTTGCTGCCTGGTGATGGCTGATTTGGCCCAAACAGGAACATACTGGTCAGCGGTGCAACACCCAGCTTGCCCACTTTGTCGCGCAGATACACTTTCGACTGCACGTTAACCACCGTGTCACGGCCAGGGGTAATCACAAAGCGATACGCCCCCGTAGCACGTGGAGAATCAAGCAACGCATAGAGGGTCAGCGTTTTATCACCCGCTTTCGGGCGCTCAATCCAGTACTCACGGAAACGTGGGAACTCTTCGCCAGATGGCAAAGCAGTGTCGATTGCCAAACCACGAGCAGACAGGCCATAAACCTGACCTGAGCCAATCACACGGAAATAACTCGCCCCGAGCATGCTGACAATTTCGTCGTTTTTATCTTTGCTGTTGATCGGATAGAGCACTTTGAACCCGGCGAAGCCAAGATCTTTCACGGTGTCTTTATCGTGTTTTACATTACCGAAATTAAAGTAATCCGGGTTGTACTTGATCTTATGAACCGCAGTTGCTGTCACTTCATTGATAGCAACAGGGGTGTCGAAGTACATACCCTGATGATAAAATTCAAGCTTAAATGGGGTCTTTAACTTGCTCCAGTAGGCTTTATCATGATTGAACTGGATCTGCTGATAATCCGCATATTTCATGTCGCGGAAGAGCGAAGGCAGATTGCTTTTCGGTGCTTCGTAGCTTTTGCCCGCTAATGTTTTCGCTTGTTTTGCGACATCATCGATGGTGAAGGCCCAAACCGAGGTGGTATAAAGTGACAACATGACTGCCGCACCGAGCCCACACATTTTCATCATTTTTAGTTTATGTTTCATATTAACCAGCACATCCCCCTTTGTGTGCTTAAATCAATCCAATCCATTTTAATGGAAACTTCTGCTTTCCGACAACCAAATACCCGCATTGTTCAGCGCACTGGCTCAGCCTTTAAGCAAAAAAAGACAACTGCTTACGCTTTCAGAGCCCATCCAGGAGACAGGATGTCATGGTTAGTGTAGGGTTGCCACGGAATTGATACCGTTCGGGACTTCAAGCCTATTGGGATATGTTCTTAAGGATAAGGCGATTCGTCCGATAATGTCTGGAGTATTATGAGTAAAGCACCACAACAACGCGAGTTTTTCCTCGATTCAATCCGAGCCTGGTTAATGCTCTTAGGCATTCCGTTTCATATCTCGCTTATCTATTCAAGCCACCACTGGCATGTCAACAGCGCTGAAGCCTCATGGGGATTAACCCTGTTTAATGACTTCATTCACGCCTTCCGTATGCAGGTGTTCTTTGTCATTTCTGGCTATTTTTCTTACATGCTTTTTTTGCGCTACCCGCTTAAACGCTGGTGGAAAGTACGCGTGGAGCGTGTTGGTATCCCGATGTTAACTGCCATTCCGTTGCTGACTCTGCCGCAATTTTTAATGCTGCAACACGTTAACGACAAAGCAAAAAACTGGCCGGGTCTTACCCCTTACGAAAAATACAACACACTGGTTTGGGAACTGGTTTCCCATTTATGGTTCTTGTTAGTGATGGTGGTATTGACGACAATTTGTTTGTTTTTGTTTCGACAAATGAAAGCCCGTCTTGAGAAGACACCAGAAAATAACGCTTCCGCCATTACGTTAGGAAAGCTCTCAATTGCCTTCCTGGGCTTCGGCTTTTTATACGGCGCCATTCGCCGCACTATTTTCGTTATTTACTCACCGATATTAAGTGATGGTCTGTTTAACTTTGTGGTGATGCAGACGCTGTTTTATCTGCCATTCTTCATGCTGGGTGCTTTAGTGTTTGTACGCCCACAACTGAAAGCCCTGTTCACGACCCCGTCACCATGGTGTGCTGCAGGTGCGGTCGTGGCGTTTTCTGCCTATCTGCTGAACCAGCGTTACGGCAGCGGTGATGCCTGGATGTATGAAACCGAAAGCGTCATCACGATGGTATTAGGACTGTGGATGGTCAACGTGGTGTTCTCACTTGGCCATAAACTGCTGAACTTCCAATCCCGGCGCGTCACCTATTTCGTGAATGCATCACTGTTTATTTATCTGGTGCACCACCCACTGACGCTCTTCTTTGGCGCCTATATCACGCCGCATATTGATTCAAATATTGTGGGCTTTATTACGGGGCTTATCTTTGTGGTGGGTACAGCGATAGTTTTATACGAAATCCATCTGCGCATTCCGCTGCTGCGTTTCTTATTCTCCGGCAAACCGCAGAATGTGGCGGTCAAAGTGGCAAGTTAGAGTAACCACTCAATAGGCAAGCGATAAACTAACCGCACCAGGGCCCGTTGCCAGAAACGGGTGTGCGGTTCTTTCTTCCAGACGATCTCTTTGCCCTCACAGTTTTCCACCCAATTCACTCGCCCCCAGCGGTCTAAACGCAGCGCCCATGCGGCCTCTTTTTGGCTCTGCGTGAAACGTTGGTGGATATCCTCCGCCAGTGCTGCGCTCTCTATCACAAATCCCATTTCGGTATTGAGCATGGCTGAGCGCGGGTCAAAATTGAATGAGCCGATAAATACTTTCTGCTTATCCACGCTGAAGGTTTTGGCGTGCAAACTGGAGCCCGAATGTCCGGTTAGACCCCGGTCGCGCGGCCTGCGAGGGCCGTTGTTTTCTGGTTTTAATTCATAAAGTTCGACGCCATGACGGAGCAATTTTTTACGCCAGCGTGCATATCCGGCATGCACCACCGCGACATCGTTGGCGGCCAGAGAATTGGTGAGGATGGCTATTTTCACCCCTTTGCGCACCAGACCGAGAATTTGCGCGACACCGGCACGAGTCGGGACAAAATAGGCAGAAATAATGTCTATTTCCTGTTTTGGCAGGCCAATCACGTTGATCAGACGCTGTGGGAGCAACGTATGATTGCGCGCCCTTCCCTGCCCCTTACGCGGATCGTCACTGAGCAAACGGGTTTTAGCCCAGTACATATTTAACCTGCGAGCCACAAGATCCGTCGCAAACTGGCTGGTGGTCAGGCGATCAAGATAGCGTCGCGCCGTCGGATCGTTACGCCAGTCGTCGGGTAATTGTACCCGTTGCTGTAGAACATCGGCGTCAACGTCCAGGACTTTGGCAAGCGTCGAAACGCACTGGCTGTTCCAGTAGCGCTCAAAATCCTGGCTGACATTGCCCACCACCGGGCCAACCGCCAGCACATCTAAATCTGAAAACAGCGGTTGTTTACCGACGCCAAAATAGGCATCGCCGACATTGCGACCACCAACAATCGTTGTTTCACCATCCACGGTGAAACTCTTGTTGTGCATCCGGCGATTCAGACGGGCAAAGTCGGTTAGGTAACCAATGGCGCGAAACAAGCGAAATGAGAAAGGATTAAACAGGCGAACTTCAATGTGCGGATGAGAGTTAAGAAGCTCTAAAATATTATCCAGCCCATTGGTGTTGTTATCATCAAGCAACAGCCTGACTCTCACTCCGCGGTCAGCTGCCGCCAACAATGCACTAAATAACAGCCGCCCGGACATATCGTCCTGCCAGATGTAATACTGCACATCGAGGGTATTTTCCGCCATGCCGCACAACAGATAACGTGCGGTAAACGCATCAAGGCTATCCGCAAGAGGATGAATACCGCTCACGCCAGGATGCTCGGCGAGCGCAGGAGTAATCGCTCTCCCCAGGCGGGTGGCGTGATGATTCCTCACGTTAGAGCTGGGCAAGTAGCTGTTGATAAATCTGGGTATTTTCGTCATCGAAACAGACGAAAACGACTTCTTCGGGCAACGGACGCAGACCGATATATCGATAAACCGTATCGACAGCTATTTTCGCGGCCAACTCTTTTGGGAAAGCATAGGCTCCGGTGCTGATTGCCGGAAACGCGATAGTGCGATAACCATTGGCTGCGGCTAAATCCATGCTGTTGCGGTAGGTTTGTTCAAGCAATTCAGCTTCGTTTTCTTCACCACCGCGCCACACCGGGCCGACCGCGTGAATCACCGCTTTAACCGGAATATTTCCAGCTTCAGTAATCACCGCATGCCCAGGTTGACAGTCGCCCTGTTGACGACGAATGACTTCACAGGCCGCCAATAATGCAGGCCCAGCCGCACGATGAATTGCGCCATCAACACCACCGCCGCCCATCAGGGAGGAATTCGCCGCATTGACTATCACGTCAACTTTAGCGTGGGTGATATCGCCTTGTATCACCGACAATCTTTCGCTCATTGGGAAATCTCCAGTTAGTCTTTGAGAGTAGTCTAAACTTGCCGGACCACTGACGTATACCCCAAAAAATTCAGCTTACTGAGGAATTACCTCTGACATCTACCCTCTGATTTTTCTCGATTATCCGATAAAAGCGCCAACATACCTGACGCATTTTTTTATTGCAGGCGCATCTGTAGCAAACTCCTGGCTGCAAAATAGACACTTAAAGAATAATCAGCTCTGGCGTGAAATTAACGGGGAAAGGCTGCTCGCCGCAACAGGCAATCAGTGAATCGTCGAGGCTAACATGATGTAAATAGCGGTCT
The nucleotide sequence above comes from Buttiauxella selenatireducens. Encoded proteins:
- the mdoH gene encoding glucans biosynthesis glucosyltransferase MdoH, whose amino-acid sequence is MNKFTDTASAYIDVLPLSAEQKAALPASDLQAVHEALDAQEHHYDRADDSPLASVKARLEASWPGSLGGEQLIEDEEGRTQLQAMPKATRSSMFPDPWRTNPIGRFWDRLRGREVNPRYMSKEEAEAEQKWRTVGTIRRYILLLLTISQTVVATWYMKTILPYQGWALINPSDMFGQDLWVSFMQLLPYVLQTGILILFAILFCWVSAGFWTALMGFLQLLMGKDKYSISASTVGDEPIDPANRTALIMPICNEDVDRVFAGLRATWESVKATGQQQHFDVYILSDSYNPDICVAEQKAWMELINEVQGEGQIFYRRRRRRVKRKSGNIDDFCRRWGNQYSYMVVLDADSVMSGDCLTNLVRLMNANPNAGIIQSSPKASGMDTLYARCQQFATRVYGPLFTAGLHFWQLGESHYWGHNAIIRVKPFIEHCALAPLPGEGSFAGSILSHDFVEAALMRRAGWGVWIAYDLPGSYEELPPNLLDELKRDRRWCHGNLMNFRLFLVKGMHPVHRAVFLTGVMSYLSAPLWFMFLALSTALQVVHALTEPQYFLQPRQLFPVWPQWRPELAIALFASTMVLLFLPKLLSIILIWCKGSKEFGGFFRVTLSLLLEVLFSVLLAPVRMLFHTVFVVSAFLGWEVVWNSPQRDDDSTPWGEAFMRHGSQLLLGLVWAVGMAWLDLRFLFWLAPIVFSLILSPFVSVISSRATIGLRTKRWKLFLIPEEYSPPQVLVDTDNYLKLNRSRTLDDGFMHAVFNPSFNALATAMATARHRASQVLEIARDRHVEQALNETPEKLNRDRRLVLLSDPVTMSRLHYRVWSNPERYSSWVDNYKTVNLNPEALPSK
- the mdoG gene encoding glucans biosynthesis protein MdoG; its protein translation is MMKMCGLGAAVMLSLYTTSVWAFTIDDVAKQAKTLAGKSYEAPKSNLPSLFRDMKYADYQQIQFNHDKAYWSKLKTPFKLEFYHQGMYFDTPVAINEVTATAVHKIKYNPDYFNFGNVKHDKDTVKDLGFAGFKVLYPINSKDKNDEIVSMLGASYFRVIGSGQVYGLSARGLAIDTALPSGEEFPRFREYWIERPKAGDKTLTLYALLDSPRATGAYRFVITPGRDTVVNVQSKVYLRDKVGKLGVAPLTSMFLFGPNQPSPGSNFRPELHDSNGLSIHAGNGEWIWRPLNNPKHLAVSSFATENPVGFGLLQRGRQFSRFEDLDDRYDQRPSAWVAPQGDWGKGRVELVEIPTNDETNDNIVAYWTPDQLPEPGKEMNFKYTITFSRDEDKMHAPDNAYVAQTRRSNGDVKQSNLIRQPDGTIAFIVDYVGADMKKLPQDTPVTAQTSIGDNGEIVDSQVRYNPVTKGWRLTVRLKVKDEKKPTEMRAALVNGDQTLSETWSYQLPANE
- the mdoC gene encoding glucans biosynthesis protein MdoC; the protein is MSKAPQQREFFLDSIRAWLMLLGIPFHISLIYSSHHWHVNSAEASWGLTLFNDFIHAFRMQVFFVISGYFSYMLFLRYPLKRWWKVRVERVGIPMLTAIPLLTLPQFLMLQHVNDKAKNWPGLTPYEKYNTLVWELVSHLWFLLVMVVLTTICLFLFRQMKARLEKTPENNASAITLGKLSIAFLGFGFLYGAIRRTIFVIYSPILSDGLFNFVVMQTLFYLPFFMLGALVFVRPQLKALFTTPSPWCAAGAVVAFSAYLLNQRYGSGDAWMYETESVITMVLGLWMVNVVFSLGHKLLNFQSRRVTYFVNASLFIYLVHHPLTLFFGAYITPHIDSNIVGFITGLIFVVGTAIVLYEIHLRIPLLRFLFSGKPQNVAVKVAS
- a CDS encoding phospholipase D family protein is translated as MTKIPRFINSYLPSSNVRNHHATRLGRAITPALAEHPGVSGIHPLADSLDAFTARYLLCGMAENTLDVQYYIWQDDMSGRLLFSALLAAADRGVRVRLLLDDNNTNGLDNILELLNSHPHIEVRLFNPFSFRLFRAIGYLTDFARLNRRMHNKSFTVDGETTIVGGRNVGDAYFGVGKQPLFSDLDVLAVGPVVGNVSQDFERYWNSQCVSTLAKVLDVDADVLQQRVQLPDDWRNDPTARRYLDRLTTSQFATDLVARRLNMYWAKTRLLSDDPRKGQGRARNHTLLPQRLINVIGLPKQEIDIISAYFVPTRAGVAQILGLVRKGVKIAILTNSLAANDVAVVHAGYARWRKKLLRHGVELYELKPENNGPRRPRDRGLTGHSGSSLHAKTFSVDKQKVFIGSFNFDPRSAMLNTEMGFVIESAALAEDIHQRFTQSQKEAAWALRLDRWGRVNWVENCEGKEIVWKKEPHTRFWQRALVRLVYRLPIEWLL